One Pyrus communis chromosome 4, drPyrComm1.1, whole genome shotgun sequence genomic region harbors:
- the LOC137731478 gene encoding uncharacterized protein — translation MAIADQTPAKQQRDETLTLVDDSVRQAPSKRQRDETLTLAEDSVDLKRQKPYTDILSLLDEEEVEPPEDLSSLITTLQQEISPEPLNTFPSSETLAAESALEGYASSSSGSSTPTSSNACFLKEDECERVMRHLLEASDDELGIPQREADVSDEVEGDGFKFDGLDGFSFGDGLWELEDEAANYYTLVQSELFM, via the coding sequence ATGGCTATCGCCGATCAAACTCCGGCAAAACAGCAAAGGGATGAAACCCTAACCCTCGTTGACGACAGTGTGCGTCAAGCTCCCTCTAAACGCCAAAGGGACGAAACCCTCACCCTAGCTGAGGATTCCGTTGATCTCAAGCGTCAGAAACCTTATACCGACATACTTTCTCTCCTCGACGAAGAAGAAGTAGAACCTCCGGAAGATTTGTCCTCTTTAATCACAACCCTGCAGCAAGAAATCTCACCTGAACCTCTCAACACATTCCCCAGCTCCGAAACCCTAGCTGCCGAGTCGGCTCTAGAAGGCTATGCCTCGTCTTCCTCTGGCTCTTCCACTCCTACTTCTTCCAATGCGTGTTTTTTGAAAGAGGATGAGTGCGAGAGGGTTATGAGACATCTTCTAGAAGCTTCCGACGACGAGCTTGGGATTCCGCAGAGGGAGGCTGACGTGTCCGATGAAGTGGAGGGTGATGGGTTTAAATTCGACGGTCTGGATGGGTTTTCATTTGGTGATGGGTTGTGGGAGCTTGAAGACGAAGCGGCCAACTACTATACCTTGGTGCAATCTGAACTGTTTATGTAG
- the LOC137731113 gene encoding F-box/kelch-repeat protein SKIP11-like — MLEGRSCLLSRVFPNFCQPESEWPYMTYRRLEDIANGKRPLGFDGSEDDEEHRERKLCKLLDCCDMVETEMNQSSCEQSDDQQHSGVPSDSDNLIHRIGRDNSISCLIRCSRSDYGLIASLNQSFRSLVRSGELYKLRRQNDVTEHWIYFSCDLLEWEAFDPNYGRWMHLPRMTSNECFMCSDKESCAVGTELLVFGKEVTSHVIFRYSILTNSWSSGMRMNAPRCLFGSASLKEIAILAGGCDSQGNILSSAELYNSETQTWEMLPSMNKPRKMCSGVFMDEKFYVIGGIGGSDPRVLTCGEEYDLKARTWTEIPNMSPGRSGAARENDVPAGEAPPLVAVVNNELYAADYADMEVRKYDKERRVWLTVGRLPERAASMNGWGLAFRACGDRLIVIGGPRALGEGFIEINAWAPGEGPPQWNLLARKQSRNFVYNCAVMGC, encoded by the coding sequence ATGTTGGAGGGTCGGTCCTGCTTGCTTTCGAGGGTGTTTCCGAACTTTTGCCAGCCTGAAAGCGAGTGGCCTTATATGACTTACCGCCGTCTCGAAGATATTGCCAACGGAAAGCGTCCATTGGGGTTCGACGGCAGCGAGGATGACGAAGAGCATCGGGAGAGGAAGTTGTGTAAGCTGTTGGATTGTTGTGACATGGTGGAGACTGAGATGAATCAGTCTTCGTGTGAGCAATCGGACGATCAGCAGCATTCTGGGGTTCCTTCAGATTCGGATAACCTTATACATAGGATTGGTAGGGATAACTCGATCAGCTGCCTAATTCGCTGTTCTAGGTCTGATTATGGTCTCATTGCCTCTTTGAACCAGAGCTTCCGCTCGTTAGTTAGGAGTGGGGAGCTCTATAAACTGAGGAGGCAGAATGATGTCACTGAGCACTGGATTTATTTCTCTTGCGACCTACTTGAATGGGAGGCCTTTGATCCCAACTACGGCAGGTGGATGCACTTGCCGAGGATGACTTCCAATGAATGTTTCATGTGTTCCGATAAGGAATCTTGCGCTGTGGGAACTGAGCTTCTTGTATTTGGTAAGGAGGTGACTTCCCATGTAATCTTTAGGTATAGTATTTTGACAAACTCGTGGTCTTCTGGAATGAGGATGAATGCCCcgagatgcttgtttggatctgcCAGCCTTAAGGAGATTGCAATTTTGGCAGGTGGTTGTGACTCGCAGGGAAATATACTCAGCTCCGCAGAGCTATATAATTCTGAGACTCAGACTTGGGAGATGCTCCCGAGCATGAATAAGCCCCGGAAGATGTGTTCTGGGGTTTTTATGGATGAAAAGTTTTATGTTATTGGCGGGATTGGGGGAAGTGATCCAAGGGTTCTTACATGCGGTGAAGAATATGATTTAAAGGCAAGAACATGGACAGAAATACCTAACATGTCTCCTGGACGGAGTGGTGCAGCCAGAGAGAATGATGTGCCTGCAGGGGAGGCACCGCCTCTGGTTGCAGTGGTAAATAATGAATTGTATGCTGCTGACTATGCTGACATGGAGGTGAGGAAATATGACAAGGAGAGAAGAGTGTGGTTGACGGTGGGGAGATTGCCTGAGCGGGCTGCCTCAATGAATGGTTGGGGTCTTGCATTCAGGGCTTGTGGAGACCGGCTTATTGTTATTGGCGGGCCAAGGGCTCTAGGCGAAGGTTTCATAGAGATCAATGCATGGGCTCCAGGTGAAGGTCCTCCACAGTGGAACTTACTTGCCAGGAAGCAATCGCGTAACTTTGTCTATAATTGCGCGGTGATGGGGTGCTGA